One Rosa chinensis cultivar Old Blush chromosome 5, RchiOBHm-V2, whole genome shotgun sequence genomic region harbors:
- the LOC112164059 gene encoding receptor-like protein 2 yields the protein MWNWLAERCWQSAWVAASWLKAAVGGMQRCGKLQRRSPESWAEPLGGRAMQHWAEGCAAELTGEVAVKAGENAAEKKKRGVQKRSFASFVIRDQNGIAICEGSIPIGFAPVLQAEAVRLKTGLLWLHHQMANAFLFFLLLIFSSNITFENIHACNQSERSSLLSFALTLSSPQLNWTSADCCNWEGITCNQGGWITHLQLPSKGLKLKEGIFLSSSLGNLTHLTHLNLSHNSLYGSLDQTEFFLSMNDLEILDLSNNLLFGVLPSSQPFSHIQMVDLSNNRLHGAVSSSFFQEAWNLTSFNVSNNTFSGPIPSSICHPSSSSLRHLDFSFNKFNGSISSGLGKCSKLQVFRAGYNYLSGSLPEDIFNSTTLEEISLLRNSLYGAVSDRISNLNNLTTLDLSYNQLSGVLPLHLGKLSKLKHILLDFNHLEGSFPFSLMNCTNLVELRMGANNLGGDISMLNFSKLSQLSKLDLRQNNFFGILPRSLYSCKFLKAIRVAYNNIEIKIEPEIRSLKSLSFLSLGMNKRLTNIKESMRILMGCKRLAVLSLASSFLGEEMPNSVEMADFNGFQNLLILDLNSCNLSGIIPSWLSKLKKLLVLDLNNNRITGSIPSWLGTLPRLQTLMMEFNQLSGEFPKELCTLPMVVSGQTAAQVGRIYLELPIYYSPGAHAKLLQYNYIFYTPFIHLGHNCLSGNIPIEIGQLQLLHQLDLSANNFSGNIPDQISNLKYIEVLDLSMNDLSGKIPASFTGLNFLSRFNVSYNNLGGPIPSSTQLQSFNASAFEGNLKLCGAPLPNKCETTTGVDTPDISTQDVDTKKHQIPWFYISVALGFITGFWGVCGPLVLMRKWRYVYYHFLDNVQDRFHVMIAKRMASMKRRFG from the exons ATGTGGAACTGGCTAGCGGAGCGGTGCTGGCAGTCTGCGTGGGTGGCAGCGAGCTGGTTGAAAGCTGCAGTCGGAGGAATGCAGCGGTGCGGCAAATTGCAGCGGAGGAGTCCGGAGAGCTGGGCGGAGCCGTTGGGTGGCCGGGCAATGCAGCACTGGGCGGAGGGATGTGCagcggagttgaccggagaagTTGCAGTGAAGGCCGGAGAAAACGCAgcggagaagaaaaagaggggtgTCCAGAAAAGAt CTTTCGCTAGCTTCGTCATTAGAGATCAAAATGGAATTGCCATTTGCGAAGGTTCGATTCCTATTGGCTTTGCTCCAGTCCTTCAAGCAGAGGCTGTTAGATTGAAGACCGGATTACTCTGG CTTCATCACCAAATGGCTAATgcattccttttcttcttgctcTTGATATTCTCTTCCAATATCACATTTGAAAACATTCATGCTTGCAACCAAAGCGAACGCAGCTCTCTGCTGTCCTTCGCTCTCACTTTGTCTTCTCCTCAGTTGAATTGGACTTCCGCTGATTGTTGCAATTGGGAGGGCATCACATGTAATCAGGGTGGTTGGATCACCCATTTGCAGTTACCTTCCAAAGGACTTAAACTCAAAGAAGGTATTTTTCTATCATCATCACTCGGAAATCTCACACATCTCACCCACTTGAATCTCTCCCACAATTCACTTTATGGTTCTCTAGATCAAACTGAATTCTTCTTGTCCATGAATGATCTCGAAATCCTAGATTTGAGCAATAACCTTCTCTTTGGAGTGTTACCATCTTCTCAACCATTCAGTCATATTCAAATGGTGGATCTTTCCAACAATAGGTTACATGGTGCAGtttcatcttcttttttccaAGAAGCTTGGAATTTGACTAGTTTCAATGTCAGTAACAACACCTTTTCCGGTCCTATCCCATCCTCCATTTgtcatccttcttcttcctcgttaCGACACCTTGATTTTTCCTTCAATAAGTTCAATGGTAGTATCTCTTCTGGATTGGGGAAGTGTTCCAAACTGCAGGTCTTCCGTGCTGGTTACAATTACCTGTCAGGATCGCTTCCAGAAGATATCTTTAATTCTACCACACTTGAAGAGATTTCACTACTTCGGAATTCATTGTATGGAGCAGTGAGTGATAGAATTTCCAACCTCAACAACCTCACAACCCTTGACCTCTCCTATAACCAATTGAGTGGTGTGCTCCCTCTCCATCTTGGGAAGCTCTCCAAGTTGAAACACATTCTCCTTGATTTCAACCATCTGGAAGGTTCATTCCCCTTCTCTCTGATGAATTGCACAAACCTTGTTGAACTACGTATGGGAGCCAACAACTTGGGAGGTGATATCTCCATGCTCAATTTTTCCAAACTTAGCCAACTCAGTAAACTCGACTTGCGACAAAATAACTTCTTTGGTATCTTGCCGAGAAGCCTCTACTCGTGCAAGTTCTTGAAAGCAATTCGAGTGGCCTACAATAATATAGAGATTAAAATAGAGCCAGAAATTCGTTCATTGAAATCCCTATCCTTCCTCTCACTTGGTATGAACAAGCGTTTGACAAATATCAAAGAGTCAATGAGGATACTGATGGGTTGCAAACGCCTTGCAGTCCTATCATTAGCATCCAGTTTTTTAGGTGAGGAAATGCCGAACAGTGTTGAAATGGCGGATTTTAATGGATTTCAAAATCTTCTAATTTTAGATTTGAATTCATGTAACCTTAGTGGTATAATTCCTTCATGGCTATCGAAGCTGAAAAAGTTACTGGTCTTGGATCTGAATAACAACAGAATCACTGGCTCAATTCCAAGTTGGCTGGGGACTCTTCCAAGGCTGCAAACTTTAATGATGGAATTCAACCAACTTTCTGGAGAATTTCCAAAGGAATTGTGCACACTACCTATGGTAGTATCTGGACAAACTGCAGCTCAAGTAGGTCGTATTTATCTTGAACTGCCTATTTACTACAGTCCTGGTGCTCATGCAAAACTTTTACAGTacaattatatattttatacCCCATTTATACACCTAGGTCACAATTGCCTTAGTGGGAATATACCTATTGAGATTGGCCAATTGCAGCTTCTCCACCAGCTGGATCTTAGTGCTAACAACTTCTCCGGCAACATTCCAGACCAGATTTCTAACCTAAAGTATATTGAGGTACTGGATCTCTCCATGAACGATTTGTCTGGAAAAATCCCAGCATCATTCACAGGTCTTAATTTCTTATCAAGATTCAATGTCTCGTACAATAATCTTGGAGGACCAATACCATCAAGCACTCAACTCCAGAGTTTCAATGCTTCTGCATTTGAGGGGAATCTGAAACTTTGTGGTGCCCCACTTCCTAATAAGTGTGAGACAACAACGGGTGTTGATACACCTGATATTAGCACCCAAGATGTAGACACCAAGaagcatcaaattccatggttttATATTTCTGTTGCACTTGGGTTCATTACAGGATTTTGGGGGGTCTGTGGTCCTCTAGTGCTTATGAGAAAGTGGAGGTATGTATATTACCATTTCCTAGACAATGTACAAGACAGGTTCCATGTGATGATAGCAAAGCGTATGGCAAGCATGAAGAGAAGGTTTGGTTAG